A genomic segment from Chelonoidis abingdonii isolate Lonesome George chromosome 24, CheloAbing_2.0, whole genome shotgun sequence encodes:
- the AK1 gene encoding adenylate kinase isoenzyme 1 isoform X4: MGTECSCLATSVEKAGKEKLKNSKIIFVVGGPGSGKGTQCERIVQKYGYTHLSTGDLLRAEVNSGSERGKKLSAIMEKGKLVPLDTVLDMLRDAMVAKADVSKGFLIDGYPREVKQGEEFEKKITPPTLLLYVDAGKDTMVKRLLKRGETSGRVDDNEETIKKRLDTYYKATEPVITFYEKRGIVRKLNAEGSVDDVFVQVCTHLDALK; this comes from the exons ATGGGGACAGAGTGCTCCTGCCTGGCTACCTCAGTGGAAAAGGCTGGCAAAG AGAAACTGAAGAACAGCAAAATCATCTTCGTGGTGG GCGGGCCTGGCTCAGGAAAAGGGACACAATGTGAGAGGATTGTCCAGAAGTATGGCTACACCCACCTGTCCACTGGTGACCTCCTGAGAGCAGAGGTCAACTCTGGCTCGGAGAGAGGCAAGAAGCTCTCTGCCATCATGGAGAAGGGAAAGCTGGTGCCCCTG gACACGGTGCTTGATATGCTGCGAGACGCCATGGTGGCCAAGGCAGATGTCTCCAAGGGGTTCCTGATTGACGGCTACCCCCGAGAGGTGAAGCAAGGCGAGGAGTTTGAGAAGAAG ATCACTCCCCCAACGCTGCTGCTCTATGTGGATGCCGGGAAGGACACCATGGTCAAGCGTTTGTTGAAAAGGGGTGAGACTAGCGGGCGGGTGGATGACAATGAGGAGACGATCAAGAAGCGCCTGGACACTTACTACAAGGCCACTGAGCCGGTCATCACATTCTACGAGAAAAGAGGGATTGTCCGGAAG CTGAACGCAGAAGGCTCCGTGGACGACGTGTTCGTACAGGTCTGCACGCATCTGGATGCCCTGAAGTAA
- the AK1 gene encoding adenylate kinase isoenzyme 1 isoform X5, with product MATEKLKNSKIIFVVGGPGSGKGTQCERIVQKYGYTHLSTGDLLRAEVNSGSERGKKLSAIMEKGKLVPLDTVLDMLRDAMVAKADVSKGFLIDGYPREVKQGEEFEKKITPPTLLLYVDAGKDTMVKRLLKRGETSGRVDDNEETIKKRLDTYYKATEPVITFYEKRGIVRKLNAEGSVDDVFVQVCTHLDALK from the exons ATGGCAACAG AGAAACTGAAGAACAGCAAAATCATCTTCGTGGTGG GCGGGCCTGGCTCAGGAAAAGGGACACAATGTGAGAGGATTGTCCAGAAGTATGGCTACACCCACCTGTCCACTGGTGACCTCCTGAGAGCAGAGGTCAACTCTGGCTCGGAGAGAGGCAAGAAGCTCTCTGCCATCATGGAGAAGGGAAAGCTGGTGCCCCTG gACACGGTGCTTGATATGCTGCGAGACGCCATGGTGGCCAAGGCAGATGTCTCCAAGGGGTTCCTGATTGACGGCTACCCCCGAGAGGTGAAGCAAGGCGAGGAGTTTGAGAAGAAG ATCACTCCCCCAACGCTGCTGCTCTATGTGGATGCCGGGAAGGACACCATGGTCAAGCGTTTGTTGAAAAGGGGTGAGACTAGCGGGCGGGTGGATGACAATGAGGAGACGATCAAGAAGCGCCTGGACACTTACTACAAGGCCACTGAGCCGGTCATCACATTCTACGAGAAAAGAGGGATTGTCCGGAAG CTGAACGCAGAAGGCTCCGTGGACGACGTGTTCGTACAGGTCTGCACGCATCTGGATGCCCTGAAGTAA